Genomic segment of Sphingomicrobium marinum:
TGAGCCCGCAAAAAGCGATTGAACGGCTATCAGAGTATACGCCGCAGATCCGCGACGCCTTCACCGAGATGGCGATGAAGTACAACATCAACATCATCGGCGGATCGCACCCCACGCGCACCGACGACGGCGATATCCAGAATGTCGCATTCGTCTGCCTGCGCGATGGCGCGGTGCACGAACAGGAGAAGATCCACCCCACCCCCAACGAGCGCTACTGGTGGAACATCAAGGGCGGCGACGGGATCGACGCCATTCCCACCGATTGCGGCCCGATTGGCGTGCTCATTTGCTACGACAGCGAGTTTCCCGAACTCGCCCGCCGCCTGGTCGATGAAGGCGCGCGCATCATTTTCACCCCGTTCTGCACCGACAGCCGCCAGGGATATCTTCGGGTGCGCTATTGCTGCCAGGCGCGCGCCATCGAAAACCAGTGCTTCGTGGTGATGAGCGGCAATGTGGGCAACCTGCCCAACGTCCACAACATGGACATCCAATATGCACAAAGCTGCATCCTGACGCCGTGCGATTTCCCCTTCGCGCGCGACGGCATTGCTGCCGAAGCCACCGAAAATGTGGAGACGCTCACCATCAGTGACGTCAATCTCGCCGATCTCAGCTGGGCGCGCGCCGAAGGCACGGTCCGCAACCTCGCCGACCGCCGCTTCGACCTTTACGACATCAAGTGGGATCCGAAGGGCGCGCACGGCAAAACCGCGCCCCGCAAGGATCCGCTGGGTACCTCGGCCCCGGGCGGCGGTTGATTTGGTGAAAATCAGGCGGTGACACCGCCCCTCGCCCACGGCAAAAGGGAGCCATGGCGGGCGAACTCTCTTTGGAAGGCATGGGCGATGCGCTGGTGATTCTCGGCGCGGCCGGGATCGTCATCCCCGCCTTCGCACGCCTCAAGATCAACCCCGTCATCGGCTTCATCCTCGTTGGCATCATCGCCGGCCCCTACGGCCTCGGCGCGATGTCGAGCGAAGTGCACTGGCTGCAGCACTTTACCATCGATGATCCCGAAGCGATCCAGCCATACGCGGACTTCGGGGTCATCCTGCTGCTGTTCGCCATCGGGCTAGAGCTCAGCTTCAAGCGCCTGTGGACTATGCGGAGAATTGTCTTCGGCATCGGCGCCGCCGAAATGCTGGTCACCGCCAGCATTTTTGGCGCGGTGCTGCTGTTCGTCATCGGCTGGGAGCTAAAAAGCGCGGCTGCGCTTGGCCTCGCCCTGGCAATGAGTTCGACCGCGCTCGTCCTGCCGATCTCCGGCACCAAAAGCCCCGTTGGCCGCGCCGCGCTTGCCATGCTGCTGTTCGAAGACGTGGCGCTGGTCCCCATGCTTTTCGTGTTCGGCACTGTCGGCGGCGCCGACGTGGACGGGCTCGCCGAGGTTGCAATCAATGGCGCGATCGTGGTGGGCGCGATCCTTCTGGTGGGCAAATTCCTGCTGTCACCGCTATTCGCGCAAGCCGCGCGCACCAAGAGCCCCGAGGGCTTCTTCGCGATCAGCCTGTTGACCGTGATCCTCGCGGCGGCTGCGACATCCTTTGTGGGCCTGTCTCCGATCCTGGGAGCGCTGGTAGCCGGCATGCTGATCGCCGAGACCGATTATCACGCCGAAGTCGAAATCGTCATCGCGCCCCTCAAGGGGCTTGGGCTTGGCGTCTTCCTGATCACCATCGGCATGCTTATCGACCTCGGCAGCCTGGCCGAGCAATGGCACTTGTTGATCGGCGGTCTTGTCGCCGTTCTCATCGTCAAGGCGATCGTCACCGGGATCCTCCTACGCATCGCGGGCGCGCGCCGCGGCGTATCGGCTGAGACCGGCATCCTGATGGCCAGCCCTTCCGAAACCACGCTGATCGTGCTGGGCGCGGCCGGCACGGCAGGTGTCCTGGCAACCGACACGGTGGCCTTCTGGAGCGCGGTCACTGCGCTTGGCCTGTCGATCACCCCTTTCCTCGCCAGCCTCGGCCGCATCGCCGGCCACCGCGTCGAAAAGGAAGCCGCCGCGCAGGAGCTGGAACAGGATCCGGCGGCCGGCCGCGTCGTTATTTTCGGCTTCGGCCGGGTGGGTCAGATGGTCGCCAACATGCTGCAGGAGCACAAGAAGCCCTATCTTGGCGTGGACAGCAATATCGATGGGGTCGCGCGCCTGCGCGAAGCCGGTTCAAATGTCCTCTATGGCGACGTCGCACGCGGCGAACTGATCGAGAAGTTGGGCCTGTCGAAAGCAGCCGCGCTTGTGCTCACCATGGACGATCCGGTCCTGACTGCCCGCATTTCGCAGCGCGTGCGCGAACTCCATCCCGATCTGCCGATCATTGCGCGAGCGCGCGACAGCGAGCACGCGGCAAAGCTTTACAAGGCCGGCGTTACCGATGCCGTGCCCGAAGCGCTCGAAGCTTCGCTGCAGCTATCGGAAGCCGTGCTGGTCGACATTGGTGTGGCCATGGGGCCGGTCATCGCCTCGATCCATCAAAAACGCAGCGATCTGCGCGATGCGATCATGAGCGAAAGCGACCTGCCGCAGCAGCCCAGCCTTGGGCGGCGCCGACCAAGCTCGAGCTAGCGCGTCGGGTAGTTTGGCGCTTCGCGCGTAATCGCCACGTCATGGACGTGGCTTTCGCTAAGGCCCGCATTGGTGATGCGAACGAATTGCGCGCGCTTCTGCAAGTCCTTGACCGTGGCCGATCCGGTATAGCCCATGGCAGCGCGCACCCCGCCCACAAGCTGGTGGATGATGTCGCGCACCGGCCCCTTGTAGGGCACCTGGCCTTCGATACCCTCAGGCACCAGCTTCATGTGGTCCTTGATATCCTGCTGGAAATAGCGGTCCGCGCTGCCGCGGCTCATCGCTCCCACGCTGCCCATGCCGCGATAGGCCTTATAGGCACGGCCCTGATAAAGGAACGTCTCGCCCGGCGCTTCTTCGGTCCCCGCGAGCAGCGAGCCGATCATGGCGCTCGAAGCACCCGCGGCCAGCGCCTTGGCGATGTCGCCCGAGGTGCGGATGCCGCCATCGGCGATGACCGGGATGTCGTGCTTGTGCGCGGCTTCGGCCGACTGCATCACGGCGGTAAGTTGGGGCACACCAA
This window contains:
- a CDS encoding cation:proton antiporter domain-containing protein gives rise to the protein MAGELSLEGMGDALVILGAAGIVIPAFARLKINPVIGFILVGIIAGPYGLGAMSSEVHWLQHFTIDDPEAIQPYADFGVILLLFAIGLELSFKRLWTMRRIVFGIGAAEMLVTASIFGAVLLFVIGWELKSAAALGLALAMSSTALVLPISGTKSPVGRAALAMLLFEDVALVPMLFVFGTVGGADVDGLAEVAINGAIVVGAILLVGKFLLSPLFAQAARTKSPEGFFAISLLTVILAAAATSFVGLSPILGALVAGMLIAETDYHAEVEIVIAPLKGLGLGVFLITIGMLIDLGSLAEQWHLLIGGLVAVLIVKAIVTGILLRIAGARRGVSAETGILMASPSETTLIVLGAAGTAGVLATDTVAFWSAVTALGLSITPFLASLGRIAGHRVEKEAAAQELEQDPAAGRVVIFGFGRVGQMVANMLQEHKKPYLGVDSNIDGVARLREAGSNVLYGDVARGELIEKLGLSKAAALVLTMDDPVLTARISQRVRELHPDLPIIARARDSEHAAKLYKAGVTDAVPEALEASLQLSEAVLVDIGVAMGPVIASIHQKRSDLRDAIMSESDLPQQPSLGRRRPSSS